CCATCAGGTCGGGGCCCTGCACCTCGGTATCGCCGGGCCAGTTCTCGACCTCGGTGGTGGTGGTGAGCTGCCCGCCCGGTTCGATGCCCTGCACCAGCACCGGTTCCAGCATCGCCCGCGCGGCATAGACGCCGGCGGTGTATCCGGCCGGGCCCGAACCGATGATCAGAACCCTGGTGTGACGCGATTCAGCCATGTTTTTCTCCGCTCGACAACCGGCGGAGAGGTCCGCCGAGTGTGGGGTATAGACACCGCGCATAGCGGCTTAAACCCCGATTCGATCAGGCCCATGCCGCGGTGCCGCATTGGGGCGAAACATTATTGCGCACGTTCGCGGCGCTGCTATAAGAAACGCAAAGAAACAGGGGCATCGCATGGTCGTCACACGTTTGGATCCGATTGACCGGAAAATTCTGGCCGAACTGCAGGGCGACGGGCGCATGACCAATGTCGAACTGGCCAAGCGTGTCGGCATTTCCGCGCCGCCCTGCCTGCGGCGGGTGCGCACGCTCGAGGAGAACGGCCTGATCCGCGGCTATCACGCGGATGTGGATGCCCGCGAACTGGGCTTCGAGGTGCAGGTCTTTGCGATGGTCGGGCTGGACAGCCAGGCCGAGGCCGAACTGGTCGCGTTCGAGGACCGGTGCCGCGCCTGGCCGCTGGTCCGCGAATGCCACATGCTGAACGGCGAGGTGGATTTCATCCTCAAATGCGTCGCGCCCGACCTGAGCACGTTCCAGAGTTTCCTGACCGGCGAATTGCTGACCACCCCCAACGTGGCCAGCGTCAAGACATCGCTGGTCATTCGCGGCGCCAAGGATGAACCCGGTGTTCCGTTCGACATACTGGAAGAGCGGCTGAGCCGCACCGCCTGAGGCCACGCCGGGCGGGCCAGGCCGGTTTCGGTCCGGCGTCTTCTTGCCAGTGAATTCGTGACGTGGCGTTCGGTCTCTGTGCATTCGGTGCCAGTTCTGGTTGTATCTAGGAGAAGCACAGTCTTCCTCCCCCCCGGGGGCTCGGCCCCCACAACAAGACGAGAAATCACATGACCCAGAAACTAGTTGCACCGCTTGCCGTTGCCGCAACCGCTGCCCTGGCGCTCCCCGCAGCCGCCGAGCTGAAATATGAGAACGCCACCGGGGGTTCGGTCAAGATCTATGGCCAGTTCAGCCCGGCCTACCAGTCCGTCGATGACGGGCAGGACCGCAAGAACACCTGGGTGGACAACGCCCATTCCAACACCCGCGTCGGCCTGTGGGTGCGGCAGCCCGATGCCGGCGGCGAGTTTTCGTTCAACTTCGAAACCGCGCTGGGCCTGCGGTCGTCCGACGGTGTCAGCCAGACCTTCACGCCCAACGGGGCCGAGTGGGACCGCACCAAGCTGCGCAAGATCGACTTTGCCTATACCTCCAACAGCTGGGGCAAGATCTCGGCCGGCCAGGGGTCGATGGCCACGGACGGCGTTGCCAATGCGGATCTCGGCTCCAACGGCATGACCACCTATAACGGCATCCCCGATTTTGCCGGCGATTTCCTGTTCCGCGGCCCCAACGGGGCGCTGTCGGGCGTGAGCATCTCCGACGCGTTCACCAGCCTCGACGGCGGCCGTCGCGCGCGTATCCGCTATGACACCCCGTCCTTTGCCGGTTTCTCGCTGTCGGCGGCCTGGGGCAAGGAAGTGCTCTCGAAGACCAACAACGACGAGTATTACGACGTCGCGCTGCGCTATGCCAACGACTTCAACGGCACCGAGGTGACCGGCGCGATCGGCTTTTCGCGCCGCGACCCCGAAACCGGCGGCCCGAACGTGGACGACACCATCGGGTCGTTCAACGTGAAGCTGCAGTCTGGCCTGGTGTTCACCGTCGCCGGCGGCAGCCGCAAGAACAGCGGCAGCTATGGCTATGGCAAGGTCGGCTACGAGGCCGACTGGCTGGCAGCGGGCGCGACCTCGTTCGCGGTGGATTACTATCGCGGGTCGGACTTCGTGGTCAGCGGTTCGGAATCCACCGCCTATGGCATCGGCATCAACCAGCAGGTGGACAGCCTGAACACCCAGTTCTACCTCGGCTACCGCCGCCACGAATATTCCGAGCCGGGCACGGATTACGCGGATATCGACGCGATCCTGGTCGGCGCGCGCTGGAAATTCTGATATCCCGCGTTGCTGCGAAAACGTCACGGACACGCCCCCTTTGCGGGGCGTGTTTCGATTCGGGGCTCCGCGTGCCGGTCGCGCCGGAAAGCCCCTTGCGCACGCGCCTGCGGGGCCATAGAAGGCCCCGGAATGTTGTCAGCGCGCCCCGGCGCGCCCGAATCCGTTGGGGAAATCACATGCAGGTCACCGAGACGCTGAACGAAGGTCTGAAGCGCGGCTACGCGATCACCGTCACAGCCGCCGAGCTGGACGAGAAGGTGAATGAAAAGCTGGCCGAGGCGCAGCCCGAAATCGAGATGAAGGGCTTTCGCAAGGGCCGGGTGCCGATGGCCCTGCTGAAAAAGCAGTTCGGTCAGCGGCTGATGGGCGAGGCGATGCAGGAATCCATCGACGGCGCCATGAGCAAGCATTTCGAGGACAGCGGCGACCGTCCCGCCCTGCAGCCCCAGGTCAAGATGACCAACGAGGACTGGAAGGAAGGCGACGATGTCGAGGTCGAGATGTCCTACGAGGCGCTGCCGGCCATCCCCGAGGTGGACCTGAAGGCGCTGAGCCTGGAGAAGATGGTGGTCAAGGCCGATGACGCGGCCGTGGACGAGGCGCTGGGCAACCTGGCCGAGACCGCGCAGGACTTCAAGGCGCGCCGCAAGGGATCGAAAGCCAAGGACGGCGACCAGGTCGTGATGGACTTTGTCGGCCGCGTCGATGGCGAGGCCTTCGAAGGCGGGTCCGCCGAGGATTACCCGCTGGCGCTGGGGTCGAACAGCTTCATCCCCGGTTTCGAGGAGCAGCTGGTCGGTGCGAAGGCCGGCGAGGAGAAAGAGGTCACCGTCACCTTCCCCGAAGAATACCAGGCCGAGCACCTGGCCGGGAAAGAGGCCGTGTTCACCTGCACCGTGAAAGAGGTGAAGGAACCGGTCGCCGCCGAGATCGACGACGAGCTGGCCAAGAAATTCGGCGCCGAGGATCTCGACGCGCTCAAGGGCCAGATCCGCGAACGGCTCGAAGCCGAATATGCCGGTGCCGCCCGCCAGGTGATGAAACGCGCGCTGCTGGACCGGCTGGACGAGGTCGTGTCCTTCGACCTGCCGCCGAGCCTGGTGGAAACCGAGGCCAAGCAGATCGCGCACCAGCTGTGGCATGACGAGAACCCGGATGTCGAAGGCCATGATCACGGCGAGATCGAGCCGTCCGACGACCACAACAAGCTGGCCGAGCGCCGCGTGCGCCTGGGGCTGTTGCTGGCGGAGCTGGGCCAGAAGGCCGAGATCGAAGTGTCCGACGCCGAAATGACCCAGGCGATCATGAACCAGGCCCGGCAATATCCGGGGCAGGAACGCCAGTTCTTCGAATTCGTGCAGCAGAACCAGCAGATGCAGCAGCAGCTGCGCGCGCCGATCTTCGAGGACAAGGTCGTCGACTACGCGTTCGAACTGGCCGATGTCGCCGAAAAGGAAGTCGGCAAGGATGACCTGCAAAAGGCGGTCGAGGCGCTGGAAGACGAATAACCCGACACGGGCAACGCGCGGTTTCAGGATCGCGGCGAAACGAGAAGAGCCGCCCCGAACGGGGCGGCTCTTTGTGGTTTGGTGTGTGAGTGTGGGTCGTTCGTGTGTGGTAGTGGGTCGTGGGTAGTATCTAGTATGTCGTGGTGAGCGCGCGGGTGTGTGTGTGAGTGTGTGTGCGGCTCGGGTATTGTGGTCGTTGGTCGTGTGGAGTGGTGGGTCGTCTGGTCCTTTTGTGTTCGTGGTGGTCCGCAGCGCCTGACGGGGTCAGGCGATACGTCTCAGGGCGTCCTGCGCTTCCTGGGGCAGGTGTTCGGTGACGGCGGTCATCAGGCGACGCACCGCGCGCGCCTCGTCATCGTTGGATGCTTCGCGAAGCTGCTGCGCGAAATACTCGCGAAGCTCGGCCGCCGGCGCGTCGTTGTCGCCGGAACGCGACGGGCCTGCCCGGCGCGAGAACCGTTTCAGTACGTCCTCTTCGCTGGCAAAGACATCGTGGTCGATCCCCGCGAATTCGCGGATGCTGGCGATGCGTTCGTCGGAACAGTCCATCAGCGCCGCCATCGCGGTCACCTTGCCCATCGGCTTGGGGGTGCCCAGATAGTCATAGGGCGCATTCCCCGACCGTTTCAGGACCCTGTTCATGACCGGGTCGATCACGGCCACCGCGTCGAGGATCCCGGCCTTCTGGGCGTATTCGAAGGCGCCGATCATCACTTCGGAGGTGACATAGGAGATCGAGTTGCGTTTGCGGCTGCCGGTCAGCTTGACCGTGTCCACGCAGAACCGGGTCGCTTCCCAGATCTGCGCGCTGCGCAGCGGGGCCTCGCCATCGAGAATGCTGTGGAACACATCGGCCAGCATATGCGGACCGGTCGTCTGCAGCAGGCGCATGCAGCCCACCACATCGCCATCGTCATCCAGGCAAACGACATGGGCCGGGTCGAGGTTATCGAAAATGTCGATTTCCTTGCCGTCCTTGACGTCCACATCCCATCCGAGGCGATCCTGGAAGACCCTGGCTCGCAAGCGATACATTTCGTCGAGAACAGGCGCAAATCTGTGCCTGTTCAGCGCATCAATCGTGATAATCATTGCCGTTCCCTTTAGTTTTTTTCTGCAATCGAAACTACAGATGCCAAGAAAACGATCTATTGGGGGATTCCCGTAGCGGCGAAAAATCTCGCATTCGCAGGGGTATGCACAGGGGCCAGCACAGGGAT
This is a stretch of genomic DNA from Pukyongiella litopenaei. It encodes these proteins:
- the tig gene encoding trigger factor, producing MQVTETLNEGLKRGYAITVTAAELDEKVNEKLAEAQPEIEMKGFRKGRVPMALLKKQFGQRLMGEAMQESIDGAMSKHFEDSGDRPALQPQVKMTNEDWKEGDDVEVEMSYEALPAIPEVDLKALSLEKMVVKADDAAVDEALGNLAETAQDFKARRKGSKAKDGDQVVMDFVGRVDGEAFEGGSAEDYPLALGSNSFIPGFEEQLVGAKAGEEKEVTVTFPEEYQAEHLAGKEAVFTCTVKEVKEPVAAEIDDELAKKFGAEDLDALKGQIRERLEAEYAGAARQVMKRALLDRLDEVVSFDLPPSLVETEAKQIAHQLWHDENPDVEGHDHGEIEPSDDHNKLAERRVRLGLLLAELGQKAEIEVSDAEMTQAIMNQARQYPGQERQFFEFVQQNQQMQQQLRAPIFEDKVVDYAFELADVAEKEVGKDDLQKAVEALEDE
- a CDS encoding Lrp/AsnC family transcriptional regulator, with product MVVTRLDPIDRKILAELQGDGRMTNVELAKRVGISAPPCLRRVRTLEENGLIRGYHADVDARELGFEVQVFAMVGLDSQAEAELVAFEDRCRAWPLVRECHMLNGEVDFILKCVAPDLSTFQSFLTGELLTTPNVASVKTSLVIRGAKDEPGVPFDILEERLSRTA
- a CDS encoding acyl-homoserine-lactone synthase, with translation MIITIDALNRHRFAPVLDEMYRLRARVFQDRLGWDVDVKDGKEIDIFDNLDPAHVVCLDDDGDVVGCMRLLQTTGPHMLADVFHSILDGEAPLRSAQIWEATRFCVDTVKLTGSRKRNSISYVTSEVMIGAFEYAQKAGILDAVAVIDPVMNRVLKRSGNAPYDYLGTPKPMGKVTAMAALMDCSDERIASIREFAGIDHDVFASEEDVLKRFSRRAGPSRSGDNDAPAAELREYFAQQLREASNDDEARAVRRLMTAVTEHLPQEAQDALRRIA
- a CDS encoding porin, whose protein sequence is MTQKLVAPLAVAATAALALPAAAELKYENATGGSVKIYGQFSPAYQSVDDGQDRKNTWVDNAHSNTRVGLWVRQPDAGGEFSFNFETALGLRSSDGVSQTFTPNGAEWDRTKLRKIDFAYTSNSWGKISAGQGSMATDGVANADLGSNGMTTYNGIPDFAGDFLFRGPNGALSGVSISDAFTSLDGGRRARIRYDTPSFAGFSLSAAWGKEVLSKTNNDEYYDVALRYANDFNGTEVTGAIGFSRRDPETGGPNVDDTIGSFNVKLQSGLVFTVAGGSRKNSGSYGYGKVGYEADWLAAGATSFAVDYYRGSDFVVSGSESTAYGIGINQQVDSLNTQFYLGYRRHEYSEPGTDYADIDAILVGARWKF